TTCCCGCCGAAGGTGAAGGGCGAAATGCTATTTTCGCATCAAAGTTAGGCTGGAAAGTTTCCGCTTTTGATATTAGTGAAGAAGGAAGAAATAAAGCTTTAAGACTTGCCGAAGCCAATAATGTTATAATTGATTATCAGGTTGGCGAATTAGACACTTTAGATTTTCACGAAAATCAGTTTGATGCTATTGCTTTAATTTATGCTCATTTTCCAGCAGAAATTAAATCGGATATTCATCATCAGCTTAATACTTTATTAAAAAAAGACGGAATTATAATTTTTGAAGCGTTCAGCAAAAAGCACCTAGAATATCTTGCAATAAACGAAAAAGTTGGAGGACCAAAAGACATTGAATCTCTTTTTTCAATCGAAGAAATCAAAGCCGATTTTCCAAACTACGAAATCATCGAATTAGAAGAAAAAGAAATCGAACTCAACGAAGGTTTATTCCATAACGGAATTGGTTCTGTGATTCGATTTGTGGGGAGGAAAACAATTTAATCAATAAAAAATATGTTTCGCAAAATAATATTTATTCTTCTTTTTATAGATATACAGTCTTTTGCACAAGAAAATCATAGACTTACCTACAAAGATTTATATGCTAAAGATGATCTTGTCTATATGATGAGTAATGACTCTCTTTTTTCAGGTTCCATAGAACACCACAGATGGACTAACGACGTATTGTTATCAAAAGATGATTTCAAAAATGGCTATATAATACTTTCAACGAACTATTACAATAAAAGTAAAAAAGGAATTCCTTATATAAAAACGTATTATTATGAACAGCTATATTTTAAAAAGAAAAAAGAAGATAAATTAGATTTTGACGGAAACATATATACTAGCACTTATTTTGATGAAAATGAAAACAAAATACTCGTAGAAAATTATTCTAACGGAAAAGTTATTTATAGTTGTGAATACAAAGATGGAAAGAAGAATGGAAAAGAATCTTGTTTTTCAAAAGAAGGAACGCCAATGATTTTTTATTATCAAAATGGAAAGAAGATTAAGTAACCTTTAGAGAATATCTAATCATTTAAAATATTTCTTTTTTTATGCTTAAAAAATCATTAAAAATATTCTTTGGATTACTCATCATTTTAATGCTTATGATTGCTTTGTTGCTAAGTGACTTTAATCCCATTTATAAAAACGAAGAATTTGTACTTATTACCAAAGAAGTACAAAAAGCTCAAAAAGAAGATTTACATTCTTTTATTTCCATCTACAACAAAATATACAAAAAGATAGAAGAACCAAACTGTCCATGCCAAAATACAGCAAATAAAATCACGAATATCCACTATACATCATTAACAAAAAGAGCACTTTATTGGCTAAAGATTGAGAAAGAATTTAGTCATGATGAATGTCTAAAATTTGTCTTAGTGCATTATGATTTTGGGTATCGAAAAATTGGAATAAAAACTGCCTCAAAATTTTTCTTTAACAAAAGTATTGAAGAGCTTAATGAAAGAGAAAAAATAACACTAATTGCAATGCTTAAAAATTCTGGTTTATACAATCCCATTCGAAATAAAAAAGGTGTAAAAAATCGAGTTGATCTACTTGAAAGAATTTCGCACAATCAAAACAAGTAATATTACGTATTACTACTTAAAAAAACTTTGCACCTTTGTTCCTTTGTAACTTTGCATCTTAAATTAAAAATATTTATGCTCCATAATTTCAGCTCGCAAGGCTGAAACCTCCAAAATACCAATTCGTTTTCCAACAGTCTGAATCAAAACTTCTTTTTTAAGGCTTGAAATTATGCGAATAGCTTGTTCTTCTGTAGTTCCCGCAAAATCAGCAATTTCTTTTCTCGAAAGATCAATATCAATTAAACCATTTGTCTGTCCAAATTTGCGGTGAATATAAAGCAGTAAATCGATTACACGCTCGCGAACATTCATATGGGCAATTTTCCTAATATTATTTTCGCTTTTATTTAATTCTTCAGCATAAAACAACATCAAGGCGTATGTAAATTCTGGAATGTGTTGTAAAATATCCATCATAGTTTCGTTGCTAAAATTGCACA
This portion of the Flavobacterium panacagri genome encodes:
- a CDS encoding Crp/Fnr family transcriptional regulator, yielding MKEEQTLCYSCANENCFIKKHLHLEQMTDYVAKKQHVICKKSDPFIVEGASLQGLYFICKGKAKTVKTGINGREQIVRLTKNGDIVGFRGFGTSKKYLIGAYALEDTTLCNFSNETMMDILQHIPEFTYALMLFYAEELNKSENNIRKIAHMNVRERVIDLLLYIHRKFGQTNGLIDIDLSRKEIADFAGTTEEQAIRIISSLKKEVLIQTVGKRIGILEVSALRAEIMEHKYF
- a CDS encoding transglycosylase domain-containing protein; amino-acid sequence: MLKKSLKIFFGLLIILMLMIALLLSDFNPIYKNEEFVLITKEVQKAQKEDLHSFISIYNKIYKKIEEPNCPCQNTANKITNIHYTSLTKRALYWLKIEKEFSHDECLKFVLVHYDFGYRKIGIKTASKFFFNKSIEELNEREKITLIAMLKNSGLYNPIRNKKGVKNRVDLLERISHNQNK
- a CDS encoding class I SAM-dependent methyltransferase, whose amino-acid sequence is MNNWTKRWDDRYSNKEFAYGEEPNNYLKEQLEKLNPSSILFPAEGEGRNAIFASKLGWKVSAFDISEEGRNKALRLAEANNVIIDYQVGELDTLDFHENQFDAIALIYAHFPAEIKSDIHHQLNTLLKKDGIIIFEAFSKKHLEYLAINEKVGGPKDIESLFSIEEIKADFPNYEIIELEEKEIELNEGLFHNGIGSVIRFVGRKTI